The Vibrio echinoideorum genome includes a region encoding these proteins:
- the rimI gene encoding ribosomal protein S18-alanine N-acetyltransferase: MTNQLLPTSEQHLDAIWKIEQSAHSHPWSENMIRDLNSRGGSHRVLEVGGEVVGYFYAQNIVGEVTLLTIAVDPKHQGKGYGKALVEHFLDMCEQADAESAWLEVRESNVNAFHLYEKAGFNEVDRRRNYYPTKQGNEDAIIMSYLFMSFS, translated from the coding sequence ATGACTAATCAATTATTACCGACTTCAGAACAACACCTTGACGCTATTTGGAAGATTGAGCAGAGCGCGCATTCTCATCCTTGGTCCGAAAACATGATCCGTGATCTTAATAGCCGTGGAGGCAGCCACCGTGTTTTAGAGGTGGGTGGAGAGGTTGTCGGTTATTTCTACGCACAAAATATTGTTGGTGAAGTGACCTTGCTTACGATAGCGGTTGATCCGAAGCATCAAGGTAAAGGTTATGGTAAAGCTTTGGTGGAGCACTTTCTCGATATGTGTGAGCAAGCTGACGCTGAAAGTGCTTGGTTGGAAGTTCGAGAAAGTAACGTTAATGCTTTTCATCTTTACGAGAAGGCTGGCTTTAATGAAGTCGACCGCCGTCGTAACTATTATCCAACCAAGCAAGGCAATGAAGATGCGATCATTATGAGCTATCTTTTTATGTCGTTTAGCTAG
- a CDS encoding DUF5363 family protein gives MLGWIKAWIKKYDKWCEELGLTPENKRSCVAYRRDPQGKQTESREDDTANK, from the coding sequence ATGTTGGGTTGGATAAAAGCTTGGATTAAGAAATACGATAAGTGGTGTGAAGAGCTTGGTTTAACGCCTGAGAACAAGCGCAGTTGTGTTGCTTATCGTCGTGATCCTCAAGGTAAACAAACAGAGAGTAGGGAAGATGACACAGCAAATAAATGA
- the prfC gene encoding peptide chain release factor 3 has translation MSFQQEVSKRRTFAIISHPDAGKTTITEKVLLFGNAIQKAGTVKGRGSNQHAKSDWMEMEKERGISVTTSVMQFPYNDCLVNLLDTPGHEDFSEDTYRTLTAVDSCLMVIDAAKGVEDRTRKLMEVTRLRDTPIVTFMNKLDRDVRDPMEVLDEVESELGMACAPISWPIGCGKEFKGVYHIHRDETILYESGHGHEIQEVRIIKGLDNPELDEAVGEDLASSVREELELVIGACPEFDLDLFLAGELTPVYFGTALGNFGVDHMLDDLTKWAPGPQTRQANERDVEATEEKFSGFVFKIQANMDPKHRDRIAFMRIVSGTYNQGMKMNHVRTGKNVSISDAVTFMAGDRARAEKAYAGDIIGLHNHGTIQIGDTFTQGESLKFAGIPNFAPELFRRIRLRDPLKQKQLLKGLVQLSEEGAVQVFRPMQNNDLIVGAVGVLQFDVVVARLKAEYNVEAIYEGVNVATARWVECDDVKKLEEFKRKNQANLALDGGDNLSYIAPTMVNLNLASERFPDVQFRATREH, from the coding sequence ATGTCTTTCCAACAAGAAGTGAGCAAACGTAGAACGTTTGCGATTATCTCTCACCCGGATGCGGGTAAAACCACGATTACTGAAAAAGTTCTTTTATTCGGAAACGCAATTCAAAAAGCGGGTACCGTAAAAGGCCGTGGCTCTAACCAGCACGCTAAATCTGACTGGATGGAGATGGAAAAAGAACGTGGTATTTCGGTAACCACGTCGGTAATGCAATTCCCATACAATGATTGCCTAGTAAACCTACTCGATACTCCAGGACACGAAGATTTCTCGGAAGATACGTACCGTACACTAACAGCGGTTGACTCTTGTTTGATGGTTATCGATGCTGCGAAAGGTGTCGAGGATCGTACTCGTAAACTGATGGAAGTAACGCGCCTACGTGATACTCCAATCGTAACGTTTATGAACAAACTTGACCGTGATGTTCGTGACCCAATGGAAGTGCTTGATGAAGTGGAAAGCGAGCTAGGTATGGCTTGTGCTCCAATCTCATGGCCAATCGGTTGTGGTAAAGAGTTTAAAGGTGTTTATCACATTCATCGTGATGAAACGATCTTGTACGAATCTGGCCACGGCCATGAGATCCAAGAAGTTCGCATCATTAAAGGTTTAGATAACCCTGAACTAGACGAAGCTGTTGGCGAAGATCTGGCGAGCAGTGTTCGTGAAGAGCTTGAATTGGTTATTGGCGCATGTCCTGAGTTTGATCTCGATTTGTTCCTTGCTGGTGAACTAACGCCTGTTTACTTCGGTACGGCATTGGGTAACTTTGGTGTTGACCACATGCTAGATGATTTGACTAAGTGGGCTCCGGGCCCTCAAACTCGTCAAGCTAACGAGCGTGATGTTGAAGCGACAGAAGAGAAGTTCTCTGGCTTCGTCTTCAAGATCCAAGCAAACATGGATCCAAAACACCGTGACCGTATCGCATTCATGCGTATCGTTTCGGGTACTTACAACCAAGGTATGAAGATGAATCATGTTCGTACTGGCAAGAACGTAAGTATTTCGGATGCGGTAACTTTCATGGCGGGCGACCGTGCGCGAGCTGAAAAAGCGTATGCTGGTGACATCATTGGCTTGCATAACCATGGCACAATCCAGATTGGTGATACCTTTACTCAAGGCGAAAGCTTGAAGTTCGCTGGTATTCCAAACTTCGCGCCTGAGCTATTCCGTCGTATTCGTCTACGCGATCCACTAAAGCAGAAGCAACTTCTAAAAGGTTTGGTTCAGCTTTCTGAAGAGGGCGCAGTACAAGTATTCCGTCCTATGCAGAACAACGATTTGATCGTTGGTGCGGTTGGTGTACTTCAGTTTGACGTGGTTGTAGCGCGCTTGAAAGCGGAATACAACGTAGAAGCTATCTACGAAGGTGTTAACGTTGCAACAGCTCGCTGGGTTGAATGTGATGACGTGAAGAAACTAGAAGAGTTCAAACGTAAGAACCAAGCTAACCTAGCGTTAGATGGTGGTGATAACCTGTCTTACATCGCACCTACAATGGTGAACTTGAACCTGGCTTCTGAACGTTTCCCTGACGTTCAGTTCCGAGCGACGCGCGAGCACTAA
- a CDS encoding LysR family transcriptional regulator produces the protein MFDLNLVKPFLSVYQQRSITKAAESLGLTQPAVSAAIKRFEAVVGYALFVRVGRSIEPTSMAHKLAGQLSSALELMEGAVSRKRDFTVYIPVNLLHKLPMLNGVQLVESPISVDHIIEDIRLNRVDLVVDTGLPKQASLESEFATTDRIILMSDPEVSKFGERISMEEFLAARHVTLKLLRQDTQIVDFLSEKSFTRDVAIEVRNLTNLILAVKGTDYIAAIPVSMIHLAKTFGLQIHEPPFAMRPVEFELFYHKKYQTNGQHQELREKIKELLNN, from the coding sequence GTGTTTGACCTCAATTTAGTAAAGCCATTTCTCTCTGTATATCAACAAAGATCGATCACCAAAGCTGCTGAATCATTAGGGCTAACTCAACCTGCAGTCAGTGCTGCAATCAAAAGGTTTGAAGCGGTCGTAGGCTATGCATTATTTGTTAGAGTGGGTCGCTCAATAGAACCAACCTCGATGGCGCACAAATTAGCAGGCCAACTGTCAAGTGCGTTAGAGTTGATGGAAGGTGCTGTATCTAGGAAGCGAGACTTTACGGTTTACATCCCTGTTAACCTTCTCCATAAACTACCTATGCTCAATGGCGTTCAATTAGTTGAATCACCCATATCTGTCGATCATATAATTGAAGATATTCGATTGAATCGGGTCGACCTAGTTGTGGATACTGGTTTACCAAAGCAGGCGAGTCTAGAGTCTGAATTTGCGACTACTGACAGGATTATTCTTATGAGTGACCCTGAAGTGAGTAAATTTGGTGAACGAATTTCCATGGAAGAGTTTCTTGCAGCACGGCATGTAACCTTGAAGCTACTGCGACAAGATACTCAAATTGTCGACTTCCTTTCTGAAAAGAGCTTTACTCGTGATGTGGCGATTGAAGTTCGAAACCTAACGAACTTAATCTTAGCAGTAAAAGGGACCGACTATATTGCAGCTATCCCGGTTAGCATGATCCATTTAGCGAAAACTTTCGGTTTACAAATCCACGAACCTCCATTTGCGATGCGCCCGGTGGAATTCGAATTGTTCTACCACAAAAAGTATCAAACTAATGGGCAACACCAAGAATTACGAGAGAAGATAAAAGAGTTATTAAACAATTAG
- a CDS encoding thioredoxin domain-containing protein: protein MKASLLAISISSILAAPVFASAPQVDVELANQQTLQLIDGQISAIDASVQYKLNEQYANATPGTTATVDDVTYEKQSNGTWAAVGAASAALVAGLFSSSSSSSSDTDEATPSFPVYITPDNDLPEYGEGDWGQNAVAVIGDQVIVNGETVGTISKVNNGYVITGNDGQVMSGIQMGGTEYYVISNGGELSLVHIAENGMAQIISGDRVADAIKSADLGWGKPGTPDNDLPEYGEGDWGQNAVAVIGDQVIVNGETVGTISKVNNGYVITGNDGQVMSGIQMGGTEYYVISNGGELSLVHIAENGMAQIISGDRVADAIKSADLGWGKPGTPDNDLPEYGEGDWGQNAVAVIGDQVIVNGETVGTISKVNNGYVITGNDGQVMSGIQMGGTEYYVISNGGELSLVHIAENGMAQIISGDRVADAIKSADLGWGKPGTPDNDLPEYGEGDWGQNAVAVIGDQVIVNGETVGTISKVNNGYVITGNDGQVMSGIQMGGTEYYVISNGGELSLVHIAENGMAQIISGDRVADAIKSADLGWGKPGTPDNDLPEYGEGDWGQNAVAVIGDQVIVNGETVGTISKVNNGYVITGNDGQVMSGIQMGGTEYYVISNGGELSLVHIAENGMAQIISGDRVADAIKSADLGWGKPGTPDNELPSIDGGMENNHYQVSGVREEEQGHYGYFSVNGEEVAYLEYKDGQLTVNPYNSEAGKKFDVKVIDNETDGSKIVRIGGDTATEGKLVHINANGVVTPIDGNEIKSRIKSIDRNKLKNIDPAKLQKAKSAIQQRLRG from the coding sequence ATGAAAGCATCACTCTTAGCCATTTCAATTTCTAGCATATTAGCAGCACCTGTTTTTGCTTCTGCACCTCAAGTTGACGTAGAACTAGCTAACCAGCAAACACTTCAACTTATTGACGGGCAGATAAGCGCTATCGATGCTTCTGTCCAGTATAAGTTAAACGAACAATATGCCAATGCAACTCCAGGCACGACAGCTACTGTCGATGACGTGACCTACGAGAAACAATCGAATGGTACTTGGGCAGCTGTTGGTGCAGCTTCCGCAGCATTAGTAGCGGGGTTGTTTTCAAGTAGTTCGAGTTCATCTTCTGATACTGACGAAGCTACTCCTTCATTCCCCGTATACATTACCCCAGACAATGACCTCCCTGAATACGGCGAAGGTGACTGGGGGCAAAATGCAGTGGCTGTTATTGGCGACCAAGTTATCGTTAACGGCGAAACGGTCGGCACAATTTCTAAAGTAAACAACGGTTATGTCATTACTGGTAATGATGGGCAAGTAATGTCTGGCATTCAAATGGGTGGCACTGAGTACTACGTTATCAGTAATGGTGGTGAGCTCTCTCTAGTTCATATCGCTGAAAACGGCATGGCTCAAATCATCTCTGGCGACCGTGTTGCTGATGCTATCAAGTCTGCTGACTTGGGTTGGGGCAAACCAGGCACACCAGACAATGACCTTCCTGAATACGGCGAAGGTGACTGGGGGCAAAATGCAGTGGCTGTTATTGGCGACCAAGTTATCGTTAACGGCGAAACGGTCGGCACAATTTCTAAAGTAAACAACGGTTATGTCATTACTGGTAATGATGGGCAAGTAATGTCTGGCATTCAAATGGGTGGCACTGAGTACTACGTTATCAGTAATGGTGGTGAGCTCTCTCTAGTTCATATCGCTGAAAACGGCATGGCTCAAATCATCTCTGGCGACCGTGTTGCTGATGCTATCAAGTCTGCTGACTTGGGTTGGGGCAAACCAGGCACACCAGACAATGACCTTCCTGAATACGGCGAAGGTGACTGGGGGCAAAATGCAGTGGCTGTTATTGGCGACCAAGTTATCGTTAACGGCGAAACGGTCGGCACAATTTCTAAAGTAAACAACGGTTATGTCATTACTGGTAATGATGGGCAAGTAATGTCTGGCATTCAAATGGGTGGCACTGAGTACTACGTTATCAGTAATGGTGGTGAGCTCTCTCTAGTTCATATCGCTGAAAACGGCATGGCTCAAATCATCTCTGGCGACCGTGTTGCTGATGCTATCAAGTCTGCTGACTTGGGTTGGGGCAAACCAGGCACACCAGACAATGACCTTCCTGAATACGGCGAAGGTGACTGGGGGCAAAATGCAGTGGCTGTTATTGGCGACCAAGTTATCGTTAACGGCGAAACGGTCGGCACAATTTCTAAAGTAAACAACGGTTATGTCATTACTGGTAATGATGGGCAAGTAATGTCTGGCATTCAAATGGGTGGCACTGAGTACTACGTTATCAGTAATGGTGGTGAGCTCTCTCTAGTTCATATCGCTGAAAACGGCATGGCTCAAATCATCTCTGGCGACCGTGTTGCTGATGCTATCAAGTCTGCTGACTTGGGTTGGGGCAAACCAGGCACACCAGACAATGACCTTCCTGAATACGGCGAAGGTGACTGGGGGCAAAATGCAGTGGCTGTTATTGGCGATCAAGTTATCGTTAACGGCGAAACGGTCGGCACAATTTCTAAAGTAAACAACGGTTATGTCATTACTGGTAATGATGGGCAAGTAATGTCTGGCATTCAAATGGGTGGCACTGAGTACTACGTTATCAGTAATGGTGGTGAGCTCTCTCTAGTTCATATCGCTGAAAACGGCATGGCTCAAATCATCTCTGGCGACCGTGTTGCTGATGCTATCAAGTCTGCTGACTTAGGTTGGGGCAAACCTGGCACTCCAGATAATGAACTGCCAAGCATCGATGGTGGTATGGAAAACAATCACTACCAAGTATCTGGTGTTCGTGAAGAAGAACAAGGTCATTACGGATACTTCTCTGTTAACGGTGAAGAAGTTGCATATCTAGAATACAAAGATGGTCAACTTACTGTGAACCCTTATAACTCAGAGGCTGGTAAAAAGTTTGATGTAAAAGTTATCGATAATGAAACTGATGGCAGCAAAATTGTACGAATAGGTGGTGACACAGCAACAGAAGGAAAATTAGTACATATCAACGCTAATGGTGTGGTGACACCAATTGATGGCAACGAAATCAAGTCTCGTATCAAGTCTATCGACCGTAACAAGCTCAAAAACATTGACCCAGCTAAACTACAAAAAGCTAAATCCGCCATTCAACAACGCTTACGCGGTTAA